The Panicum hallii strain FIL2 chromosome 9, PHallii_v3.1, whole genome shotgun sequence genome has a window encoding:
- the LOC112872691 gene encoding uncharacterized protein LOC112872691: MFRNKVLVRAAAASPSSSSPLPPFLLRQLSLSAAAAPIAALDLEILCCRLSRRHRLACLPQPPADALLVFQGCQSREAAEAVSEIAAAFPGATVGEEEELVCSGELVAKAVGCELRSMMLEHGWTCLGESIYVDSKFHQSEERTDLSAVNVEVRLGRNDDFEFVVSPDAFRYTSHKISDVASPNIIETFQHSNEVVLDICNFLTVCTTLPALQEGHVIGYSKMLPSEQCLDKFIELCLFKHGLDTDYNYHVAVKLTDGASLEMKWWPSSLVLQGPGLQPALKSIRVSKAMSALQSFVELLKAWSFFGHNKLIIKEQVLLNCSSTLPTWDKAASNLILHSSKNDNIENLDLGHTNIMSKGQSFILDFRTPKPAVLCSLRAKLLNTEVHKAAHSSGDNANLSGASPINDDFQSQLVTPNSSYKSQATLLKPSFSRSKPAEKRKLRHSSEHPDADNSNKSSHPDAVANHANPVSSSSAILDMQVIQVSENLGRNHAELLKARSHGGGRITRTQQDYLETKNLDTRRKSKDYTPSIQEVTKAIPDIAKNVLTTKVTNTKLNSVVAKNEVTAEAKRKANQDLGNTMLTAVTTQKTIPEVVKNEFAIKARDNQNDDLNKKVSKSRAKAVDKDLLNSTRTKAKPDVASEELIAKVVDHHRRGELRLLTVADLKCFLSAKKAKVGGTKCVLIQRVTELLA, from the exons ATGTTCCGCAACAAGGTCCTCGTccgcgcagccgccgcctccccatCCTCCTCATCCCCGCTGCCGCCGTTCCTCCTCCGCCAGCTCTcgctctccgccgccgcagcccccaTCGCTGCCCTCGACCTCGAGATCCTCTGCTGCAGGCtctcccgccgccaccgcctcgcgTGCCTCCCCCAGCCCCCCGCCGACGCGCTCCTCGTCTTCCAG GGGTGCCAGTCCCGCGAGGCGGCCGAGGCTGTCTCCGAGATCGCGGCCGCGTTCCCTGGCGCCACG gtgggcgaggaggaggagctggtaTGCTCGGGTGAGCTGGTCGCGAAAGCCGTCGGGTGCGAGCTGCGCTCCATGATGCTTGAACATGGATGGACGTGTCTGGGAGAGAGTATTTACGTGGACTCCAAGTTTCATCAGAGTGAAGAGAGGACTGATCTGTCCGCAGTGAATGTG GAAGTCCGATTGGGGAGGAATGATGATTTTGAATTTGTTGTCTCACCTGATGCGTTTCGGTACACTAGTCATAAG ATCTCTGATGTTGCTAGCCCCAATATCATTGAAACGTTTCAGCACAGCAATGAAGTAGTTTTGGATATCTGTAACTTTCTAACAGTCTGTACAACTCTTCCAGCACTTCAGGAAGGCCATGTGATTG GATATAGCAAGATGCTCCCCTCAGAACAGTGCTTGGACAAGTTTATTGAGCTTTGCCTATTTAAG CATGGGTTAGATACAGACTACAATTATCATGTAGCAGTCAAACTTACAGATGGAGCTTCATTGGAAATGAAATG GTGGCCTTCTTCATTAGTTCTCCAAGGTCCAGGGCTTCAACCAGCCTTAAAATCCATAAGAGTATCTAAGGCAATGTCTGCCTTGCAGTCCTTTGTAGAATTATTGAAAG CTTGGAGTTTCTTTGGCCATAATAAACTAATAATTAAG GAACAGGTTCTACTGAACTGCTCTTCAACTCTGCCTACTTGGGATAAGGCTGCAAGTAACCTGATATTACACAGTTCAAAAAACGATAATATTGAGAATCTTGATCTAGGTCATACAAATATCATGTCCAAAGGTCAATCATTTATTCTAG ACTTTCGCACCCCAAAACCTGCTGTCCTTTGTTCGTTGAGGGCAAAATTGTTGAATACTGAAGTTCACAAGGCAGCTCATTCTTCGGGTGATAATGCCAACCTCAGTGGCGCAAGTCCTATCAATGATGATTTTCAATCACAACTGGTTACTCCAAACAGTTCATATAAAT CACAAGCTACTCTGTTGAAGCCTTCGTTCAGCAGAAGTAAACCAGCAGAAAAAAGGAAATTGAGACATTCATCAG AACATCCTGATGCtgataattcaaacaaatcaaGTCATCCTGATGCTGTAGCAAATCACGCTAATCCTGTTAGTTCATCAAGTGCAATTCTTGACATGCAAGTCATTCAG GTTTCCGAAAATCTTGGAAGAAATCATGCAGAGTTACTGAAGGCCAGAAGTCATGGAGGTGGACGAATTACGAGAA CCCAACAGGACTATTTAGAAACAAAGAATTTGGACACAAGAAGGAAG AGTAAAGACTACACACCAAGTATCCAAGAAGTAACAAAAGCAATACCAGACATTGCGAAAAATGTGCTTACCACAAAGGTAACAAACACAAAATTGAATTCTGTTGTTGCCAAGAATGAGGTAACTGCAGAAGCAAAGAGAAAGGCAAACCAAGACCTTGGCAACACAATGTTGACTGCTGTAACTACACAGAAAACAATTCCAGAAGTTGTCAAAAATGAATTTGCTATAAAG GCGAGAGATAATCAGAATGATGACCTTAATAAAAAGGTTTCAAAGTCAAGAGCAAAGGCAGTTGACAAGGATCTCTTAAATTCAACAAGGACAAAAGCAAAGCCAGATGTTGCCAGTGAAGAGTTGATAGCAAAG GTGGTCGATCATCATAGGAGAGGTGAGCTGCGTTTACTGACAGTGGCTGATCTAAAGTGTTTCCTCAGTGCAAAGAAAGCAAAGGTTGGAGGAACAAAGTGTGTGTTAATACAAAGAGTGACAGAGCTTCTTGCTTGA
- the LOC112872873 gene encoding BTB/POZ and MATH domain-containing protein 2-like → MPPLPAPPCTTADVCTTTRSAIVAGTVTGHHLLDVEGYSRTKELFPNGTYTNSLPFTVGGRSWHISFYPNGRNPGSADFVSIFLGLEIDQICAEPVAARVQFSLIDRARKPVPSHSRATELHALFHSTDGFAFGFPQFIKRADLENSEHLKDDRFTIRCDITIAKKLRKERRRALSRFVDVPPSDLHQHLGELLASKEGADVTFHVTGETFQAHRGVLASRSPVFRAELFGPMTEGGAAAVVEIDDMDGQAFRALLGFVYTDALPEDMTPEEEAVMCQHLLVAADRYGMERLKLVCEDRLCRHVTVGSAATILALAEQHRCHGLKEACFQFLESPAVLNAVAAAEGFEHLARSCPSLVKDLIFKITDC, encoded by the coding sequence ATGCCGCCCCTGCCAGCACCGCCGTGCACCACCGCCGACGTGTGCACCACCACGCGCTCCGCCATCGTCGCCGGCACGGTGACCGGGCACCACCTGCTGGACGTCGAGGGGTACTCGCGCACCAAGGAGCTGTTCCCCAACGGCACCTACACCAACTCCCTCCCTTTCACCGTCGGCGGCCGGTCCTGGCACATCTCGTTCTACCCCAATGGCCGAAACCCCGGGAGCGCCGACTTCGTCTCCATCTTCCTAGGGCTCGAGATCGACCAGATCTGCGCCGAGCCCGTGGCGGCGAGGGTCCAGTTCAGCCTGATCGATCGGGCCAGGAAGCCCGTGCCGTCGCACTCCCGGGCCACGGAGCTGCACGCGTTGTTCCACTCCACCGACGGCTTCGCCTTCGGCTTTCCTCAGTTCATCAAGAGGGCCGACCTGGAGAACTCGGAGCATCTGAAGGACGACCGCTTCACGATCAGGTGCGACATCACCATCGCTAAGAAGCTCCGCAAGGAGCGGAGGAGGGCATTGTCCCGGTTCGTCGATGTGCCGCCGTCTGACCTGCACCAGCACCTCGGCGAGCTCCTCGCGTCCAAGGAAGGCGCCGACGTCACGTTCCACGTCACCGGCGAGACGTTCCAAGCGCACAGGGGTGTCCTCGCGTCCCGGTCGCCGGTCTTCAGGGCGGAGCTCTTCGGCCCGATGACggagggcggcgccgcggccgtcGTCGAGATAGACGACATGGATGGGCAGGCGTTCAGGGCCCTGCTCGGGTTCGTGTACACCGATGCCTTGCCGGAGGACATGACCCCGGAGGAGGAAGCTGTGATGTGCCAGCATCTGCTTGTTGCAGCGGACAGGTACGGCATGGAGAGGCTGAAGCTAGTGTGCGAGGACAGGCTTTGCCGGCATGTCACCGTGGGCTCCGCGGCGACCATCCTGGCTTTGGCCGAGCAGCACCGGTGCCATGGGCTCAAGGAGGCGTGCTTCCAATTCCTCGAGTCCCCGGCTGTTCTCAATGCCGTAGCGGCCGCCGAAGGCTTTGAGCATTTGGCTAGAAGCTGTCCCTCTCTTGTGAAAGATCTAATCTTTAAGATCACTGACTGTTGA